From Candidatus Hydrogenedentota bacterium:
TCATGTGGGACCACATCACAACCGCCGTCGCGGATTTCGCGCACGTGCCCGGCGGCGGCAACGTGCTCTACCTGGACGGGCACGTCACGTTTGTGAAGTATCCGGGCGAGGGATTCCCGATGACGCCCACGAGCGCGCGCATCTTCGGGCGCTATAACCGCCCCTTCAACGGGTTCTGAGTTTCGCAAGAGGTCAGGAAGGGTGTGTGTTCCACATGCCCTTTCAGCCCCTGCGCGGCGGCAAATGCCGGTACCAGGTCCAGGCCAGACATGCGGTGGCCGCGGCGGCGGCGATGGCGCAGGCCGCGGCCTGCGCGTGCCAGTGGCCCACGAGGTACATGGGGAACAGGTACGCGCCGGTGATGGCGACGATGCCCAGGAGCACGTTGACGGCGGCGCGCCACGCGCTTTCCGAGGTGTCGGCGCGCGCCTCGGGCGAGAGCGGCGCGGCGCGGCGCACGGGGCCCCAGAACCCGAAGGGGCGCACATTGGTGTAGAACGCGGTGAGCGTCTGTGCGTCGACTTGGGGGGTAAGCCACGCGCCTGCGATGCAGGCGAGCAGCGACCCGAATACGATGGGCGGGAAGACGATGTAGATGGGCGCGTCGGGCGCGACCACCGGCGGGATAAGGGCGAGAACCATGCCCGCCAGCGTGCCGCAGGCGTAGCCCCAGCCGTTGAAACGCCACCAGTACCAGCGCAGCACGTTCGGAATGATCAGGCCCGCGCCGAACACCATCGAAATCCAGTTCCAGATTTGCGCGATGGAACTGACCTGCAGCCCAATTACGATGCCGACGGCCATGATCAGCACGGTCGCCGCGTAACTGGCGCGGATGTAGTGGCGCTGGTCCGCGTTCGGGCGGATGAACGCCTGCCAGAAATCGCGCACGAGATAGGACGCGCCGCTGTTCAGCGTGGAACTGAACGTGGACATGAACGCCGCGAGCAGGCCCGAGATCACGAGCCCCTTCAGACCCACTGGAAGGTACCGGCTCAACACGAGCGGCATGGCCTCTTCGGAATCGAACACGGTCTCCGACAGCCCCACCAGCGCGAGCAGCGTGATGCCCATCGCCATGGCCCAGCGCACGATCATGAATACACTCCACGCGGCGCCGACCTTCGCCGCGTCGCGCGTATCGCGCGCGGCGAGAAACCGCTGGAACTCGTACATGCCGCCGGGCCCGCCCGCGTTCAGCAGCAGGCCCTTCAGGACCCACACGATAACCAGCGCGCCG
This genomic window contains:
- a CDS encoding Na+:solute symporter, which produces MSLIDYAVIVFYFVVVMGFGFWFQKRASQNLDAYYLGNKRMPWLVLAMSGSVSNFDITGTMWIVSMLFVLGMKSLWVHWMWGWMMGAFFLAYMGKWVRRSGVMTGAEWMITRFGAGSGGVAARIAAALTAVVLMCAMVGYDFQGIGKFSHVYIPSLSAHTLAILIFVITTLYVLAGGLYSVVVTDVIQTLFVTAAAIVIAVIAYQSLSPEMLQAKLPADWASPVPQWRVEHLAGTENAQYELLGALVIVWVLKGLLLNAGGPGGMYEFQRFLAARDTRDAAKVGAAWSVFMIVRWAMAMGITLLALVGLSETVFDSEEAMPLVLSRYLPVGLKGLVISGLLAAFMSTFSSTLNSGASYLVRDFWQAFIRPNADQRHYIRASYAATVLIMAVGIVIGLQVSSIAQIWNWISMVFGAGLIIPNVLRWYWWRFNGWGYACGTLAGMVLALIPPVVAPDAPIYIVFPPIVFGSLLACIAGAWLTPQVDAQTLTAFYTNVRPFGFWGPVRRAAPLSPEARADTSESAWRAAVNVLLGIVAITGAYLFPMYLVGHWHAQAAACAIAAAAATACLAWTWYRHLPPRRG